The sequence below is a genomic window from Oscillospiraceae bacterium.
CCTACACAAATTTCTCCTCTGTAATCGCTGTCAATGACGCCCACAGAATTTGAAAGAGTTATACCGTGGTTTATACCCATTCCACTTCTTCCAAAAACTAAGCCAACGCAACTGCTATCAGGGATTTCTATTGATATTCCTGTTTTAATTTTAACAGGAGTATGTGGCAAAATTGTTAAGCTTTCCTCAATATTTGCACATAAATCCATACCCGCCGCTCCGCTTGTCGCTTTCAAAGGCATAGGTATAGTATCATTTTCTCTTTTAATCTTTACAATCATTTACAAAACCTTTCTTTTGTATAAACCTCTTGTATATTCAAAATCTGCTTTTTTATGTGTTTTAAAGGCATCAATAATTTTTTTAACCTGTTTTTTATTTTCATCAATAAAATCAAGCCTTATAAAATTAACTCCCATTGCCTTTATTTCCGATAAATCGCCTACATAAAGCGGTTTTGAATTATAAATTCGGTTTATACAGCCAAAGTCAGAATAAACAGGGAATTTTTCGTTTTTCCTGTCTTTAAGAATAATAGGTGTTTTACATTTTCCGCAAACAGTATGAGCCTTAAATAAGCAAGCACGGGATGTTATAAGCGGCAATCTTCCATAACCTATAATTCCCATTCTTGTACATTTTCTTATATCTCTTATTTGAGCTGTCAAGAGTTCAGGCGAAAGCGTAATGCTTTTTAAATATTTACTGTAAAACAAAGCACTGGTTGAATTAAAAACATTAAGCTCAAAGTCACCGTGTATCTCAAAGCCCATAGCTTTTCCAAGCTCAATAAGTCCTATATTGCCTACTAAAAGCTTTTTAACTCCCTTTTTATAAGCTTTTATCAAAGTTTCCTTAAGCTTATCAATATTACTGTCTGCAATAAATGGTGGTAAATACAGTCCGAAATTTTCATATTTGATATTATCATCAAATTGAGAAATATCAAGCCAGAAAAAGCTCGAAAAGCCATCGGGTATTTGATTTAATTTTTTAAATTTACATATTATTTTCGGCTTTTTTTCAAAATATGCGTTAGATATTTCAATAGGATTATATTCAAAAATAGGCGAATATCTATTTTCAATAGGGTTTTCAATCTCTTTTTTTTGCACAAATTTATATGCTGCTTGAGCTTTAGTAATGTCTTTATCGCTTTCTTCTCTTATTCCAAACATATCTTTTGAAATATTGTTTTCAAGATAAGCGGTAGTAAATCCGCTTCTTGAAAAAGTATCTGCAAGCTCTTTACGTTGTTTATGTGTAAAAGTATATGACTTTACAGTATCTGAATATGCTTTTGTTGCAGAATAGACATAGTTAACTGACTTCATTCTGCCTTCGATTTTTATACTGTCTACCCCTGCCTCAAAAAGCTGTTT
It includes:
- a CDS encoding dUTP diphosphatase; its protein translation is MIVKIKRENDTIPMPLKATSGAAGMDLCANIEESLTILPHTPVKIKTGISIEIPDSSCVGLVFGRSGMGINHGITLSNSVGVIDSDYRGEICVGLINNSEKPYTINPMDRIAQLVFMNFINVEFEEAYELSETKRNKSGFGSTGK
- a CDS encoding U32 family peptidase yields the protein MKKRLEVLAPAGSMEHIKAAVAAGADAIYFGASAFNARRLAKNIDDSEIKKAVDYCHKRGVCVHGTLNILINDRELEDAIKTAKLFYEAGADALIVQDIGLASVLSEIMPQMPLHASTQLAAHNLEGVLFLEKMGFKRVVLARELSIKEIEYICKNSNVETEVFVHGALCYCVSGQCYFSSVIGQRSGNRGLCAQPCRLPYTISGKSGFPLSLKDLCAGDKLKQLFEAGVDSIKIEGRMKSVNYVYSATKAYSDTVKSYTFTHKQRKELADTFSRSGFTTAYLENNISKDMFGIREESDKDITKAQAAYKFVQKKEIENPIENRYSPIFEYNPIEISNAYFEKKPKIICKFKKLNQIPDGFSSFFWLDISQFDDNIKYENFGLYLPPFIADSNIDKLKETLIKAYKKGVKKLLVGNIGLIELGKAMGFEIHGDFELNVFNSTSALFYSKYLKSITLSPELLTAQIRDIRKCTRMGIIGYGRLPLITSRACLFKAHTVCGKCKTPIILKDRKNEKFPVYSDFGCINRIYNSKPLYVGDLSEIKAMGVNFIRLDFIDENKKQVKKIIDAFKTHKKADFEYTRGLYKRKVL